The following coding sequences are from one Rattus norvegicus strain BN/NHsdMcwi chromosome 11, GRCr8, whole genome shotgun sequence window:
- the Rpl12l2 gene encoding large ribosomal subunit protein uL11-like, with protein sequence MTLSDIHNYSLKWAFRLSVRRRQWCNFLQSSRIQVHPTPATSAMPPNEIKVVYLRCTRDEVRATSALAPKIGPLRLSPKKVGDDIAKTTGDWKGLRITVKLTIQNRQAQIEVVPSASALIIKALKEPPRDRKKQKNIKHSGNITFDEIVNIAGQMRHQSLARELSGTIKEILGTAQSVGCNVDGRHPHDINSGAVECPAS encoded by the coding sequence ATGACACTTTCAGACATCCATAACTACAGTTTGAAATGGGCTTTTCGGCTTTCGGTTCGGAGGAGGCAATGGTGCAACTTTCTTCAGTCGTCCCGAATCCAGGTTCATCCGACACCAGCCACCTCCGCCATGCCGCCCAACGAGATCAAAGTCGTGTACTTGAGGTGCACCAGAGACGAGGTCCGCGCCACATCCGCCTTGGCCCCTAAGATCGGTCCTCTGCGTCTGTCTCCCAAAAAAGTTGGTGATGACATCGCCAAGACTACCGGTGACTGGAAAGGCCTCAGGATTACAGTGAAACTGACCATCCAGAACAGACAGGCCCAGATTGAGGTggtgccctctgcctctgccctgatCATCAAAGCCCTCAAGGAGCCaccaagagacaggaagaagcagaaaaacattaaacacagtggaaacatcACTTTTGATGAGATTGTCAACATTGCAGGGCAGATGAGACACCAGTCTTTGGCCAGAGAACTTTCTGGAACTATCAAGGAGATCCTGGGTACTGCACAGTCTGTGGGCTGCAATGTGGATGGCCGCCACCCTCATGACATCAACAGCGGTGCGGTGGAGTGCCCAGCTAGTtaa